The genomic window GAAGATCGGGCGTTCCCCGATCAAATCTCGGATGGTCAGCGCGGTTCCCATGAAGACGGCCGCGATGGACAGCAGCGTCAGGATCTGCGCGGCCTCGTCCGGGGTGTCGCTGGTCGCGTCGGGCATGCGGAACCCGGCGTGGCCCGGCACGGTCAACGACAGCGCACCCATGATGAACGGCAGCAGCGCCAGGAAGGCGAAATAGCCGCGGTCGGCGACGACCAGCCGCATCTGGCGGCGGGCGATCGTGGAGAACTGGCGGAGGAAGTGGGTGTGCGCCGGTGCGCCCAGATCGCCGGGCACCTCCGCCTGCGGCGGCGGCAGCTCTTGCTTGCGGGCCAGGAACCGGCGGTTGGCCTCGTCGGGGTCGGCGCCCACCTTGCCGAAGATCTCGGCCCAGTTGGTGGTGCCCATCGCTTCACCGATCTGGTCGGGCGCGCCCAGAAAGGCCGTCTTGCCGCCGGGCGCCATCAGCAGCACCTGATCGCACACGTCGAGGTGGGTCAGCGAGTGGGTCACGACCAGCACCACGCGGCCGGCGTCGGCGAGTTGCCGCAGCATGGTCATGACCTGCAGATCCAGCGCCGGGTCCAGCCCCGAGGTCGGTTCGTCGAGGATCAGCAGCGACGGACCGGTGAGCAACTCGAGCGCGACCGAGGCGCGTTTGCGCTGACCGCCGGAGAGTTTCTCCACGCGGGAGTCGGCGTGCTTGGTCAGGCCGAGCTCCTCGAGCACCTCGGCGACGACCTGTTCGCGGTCGGCCTTGCTGGTGTCGGGGGGCAGCCGCAGCTCGGCCGCGTAGCCCAGCGCCTGGTTGACGGTCAGCTGGCGGTGCACGACGTCGTCCTGCGGGACCATTCCGATCCGGGTGCGCATCGTGGCGTACTCGGTGTGGATGTTGTGGCCCTCGAAAGTGACCGAGCCGGCTGACGGCGTGGTGTAGCCGGCGATCAGTCGCGAGAGCGTGGACTTGCCCGCACCGGAGCCGCCGATGATGGCCGTCAGCGTGCCGGGACGGGCGCTCAGGGCCACCTTTTCCAGCAACTTCTTGCCGTTGATGGTGAAGTCGACGTCGCGCACCTCGAGGCCGCCGGCGCGGGTGGCCACCTCCTGGCGGCGCACCAGCGTACCGCCGGCGAACACCAGGTCGATGTTTCCGATCGTGACGACATCGCCCTCGGACAGCAGCGCGGTGCCGACCCGCTTGCCGTTGACGAAGGTTCCGTTGATGCTGCCCGCGTCGCGGATCTCGGTGCCCTTGGGCGTCGGGACCATGACCGCGTGGTGGCGCGAGGCCAGCACGTCGTGGATGACGATGTCGTTGTCCAGCTCGCGACCGATCCTTGCCCGCGCGGTCGCGGGCTGGGCCGGCTGCGTCGCGTCCCCGTCGGGTGGTCCGGACCGGCCGCCCCGCTGGGGCACGGCCTGGGTCTCGGCGCCGGGCCGGATGATCGGAACCGCGGTGGTGTGCAGCGCGTCGACGCTCGGCGGCGGCACGGGCCCGGGCGGCCGGCCGACCGACGGGGGCCTGGCCACGGGCGGCGGTTGGGGCTGCGGACGCGGGGGCGCCTGCGCAGGAGATTGCGCCGGCAACGGGGGTGGAGCGATGGTCGGGACCGACACGGTGGTCAACGGGCGCAGACCCACCGGGCCCTGGTGGCGCCCGACATCGAAACTTAGCCGCGGTCCGTCGGGCAGGCCGAGCGTCAGGCTCTGGCCGTCGCGGATGTCGACCGTGGACACCCGCCGGCCGTCGGCGAACAGCCCGTTCTGGGTGTGGTTGTCGATCGCGATCCAGCGGCCCCGGTCGAAGCGCAGCAGCAGGTGCGCGCGGGCGACCACCGGATGCGCGACGCGTACGTCCGCGTGCAGGTCGCTGCCGACCACCACGTCGCGGCCGGGCGCGAAGCTGGCTTGGGACCGGTTCGACCGAACCGTCAGCACCGGTTGCACGGGGCTGTTCATCGTCGCTTGAGTCGGATCTTCCACCACACGATCGCGCCGTAGACCACGTACAACACGCCGAGAATCGCCATGTCGAACAGCCAGGCGCTCTTGGTGTGGTTCCAGTGCTGATCCTTGGGGTCGGTGGGGCCCGGTATCAGCCGGTGGGTGTCGATCGTCGACGCCGACGCCGCGAAGCCCCACCGGGCGGGAGTGACCCACGACAACTGGTCGAGCACGATGCGGTCGGTCACCCAGATCATGCCGCCGGAGAACACCAGCTGGCTCATGATCGACACCACCAGCATCGGCATGATCTGGTCCTGCGACTGGGCCAGCGCCGACAGCGCCATGCCGAGCAGCGCCGCACCCAC from Mycobacterium shigaense includes these protein-coding regions:
- a CDS encoding ATP-binding cassette domain-containing protein — encoded protein: MNSPVQPVLTVRSNRSQASFAPGRDVVVGSDLHADVRVAHPVVARAHLLLRFDRGRWIAIDNHTQNGLFADGRRVSTVDIRDGQSLTLGLPDGPRLSFDVGRHQGPVGLRPLTTVSVPTIAPPPLPAQSPAQAPPRPQPQPPPVARPPSVGRPPGPVPPPSVDALHTTAVPIIRPGAETQAVPQRGGRSGPPDGDATQPAQPATARARIGRELDNDIVIHDVLASRHHAVMVPTPKGTEIRDAGSINGTFVNGKRVGTALLSEGDVVTIGNIDLVFAGGTLVRRQEVATRAGGLEVRDVDFTINGKKLLEKVALSARPGTLTAIIGGSGAGKSTLSRLIAGYTTPSAGSVTFEGHNIHTEYATMRTRIGMVPQDDVVHRQLTVNQALGYAAELRLPPDTSKADREQVVAEVLEELGLTKHADSRVEKLSGGQRKRASVALELLTGPSLLILDEPTSGLDPALDLQVMTMLRQLADAGRVVLVVTHSLTHLDVCDQVLLMAPGGKTAFLGAPDQIGEAMGTTNWAEIFGKVGADPDEANRRFLARKQELPPPQAEVPGDLGAPAHTHFLRQFSTIARRQMRLVVADRGYFAFLALLPFIMGALSLTVPGHAGFRMPDATSDTPDEAAQILTLLSIAAVFMGTALTIRDLIGERPIFRREQAVGLSTWAYLGAKTTVFCAFAIVQSAITTAIVLIGKGAPSQPPVLLGNSSLELFVTVAATCVASAILGMVLSSVARSNEQIMPLLVVSLMLQLVLAGGLIPVTGRLFLDQLSWVMPSRWGYAASASTIDLRALVPVGPKDSHWAHTSNAWLLDMGMLAVLSVVFSGIVWWRIRLKR